From Novosphingobium resinovorum, the proteins below share one genomic window:
- a CDS encoding polysaccharide pyruvyl transferase family protein, with protein sequence MNTRLNSFNPLIVELENQLSETISLYSSPDFALLDFPNHANVGDSAIWLGELRLLGKLAGAAPGYVCAFDNFDEEAMRAAVPEGTVFLHGGGNFGDIWNHHQTFREDVIARLGDRRIVQLPQSIHYGDPERIARTARVIAAHPDFTLLVRDLPSLDLARRHFDCAVKLCPDSAFAMEEREGAPASIDVLAMLRTDKERSDTIGLPADITVEDWLIDDTAAVRRAKAAGIMRAWTSLSPASARASAYEAAARHRVERGFRQLARGRAIVTDRLHVHILSLLLGRPHAVLDNHYGKIARFLEAFTQGSPLVHRAEGITDAVDWARTTGDRRVGA encoded by the coding sequence GTGAATACTCGATTAAATTCTTTTAATCCCCTGATCGTCGAACTCGAAAATCAACTTTCGGAAACAATATCACTTTATTCTTCTCCGGATTTTGCACTCCTTGACTTTCCGAACCATGCCAACGTCGGCGATTCCGCGATCTGGCTGGGAGAACTGCGACTGCTGGGAAAACTTGCCGGCGCAGCGCCCGGTTATGTCTGTGCATTCGACAATTTCGATGAGGAGGCGATGCGCGCCGCAGTTCCCGAAGGCACCGTGTTCCTGCATGGGGGCGGCAATTTCGGCGATATCTGGAACCATCACCAGACGTTTCGCGAGGATGTGATCGCCCGCCTTGGCGACCGCCGTATCGTGCAACTGCCACAGTCGATTCACTACGGCGACCCGGAGCGGATCGCCCGCACCGCACGCGTGATAGCGGCGCACCCCGACTTCACCCTGCTGGTCCGCGACCTTCCCTCGCTCGACCTCGCCCGCCGCCATTTCGACTGCGCGGTCAAGCTCTGCCCGGACAGCGCCTTCGCCATGGAGGAGCGGGAGGGCGCGCCTGCTTCCATCGACGTGCTGGCCATGCTGCGCACGGACAAGGAACGATCGGATACAATCGGCCTGCCTGCCGACATCACTGTCGAGGATTGGCTGATCGACGATACCGCCGCCGTGCGACGTGCCAAGGCAGCCGGGATCATGCGCGCGTGGACGTCGCTTTCGCCTGCCAGCGCACGCGCGTCGGCTTACGAGGCAGCGGCGCGGCACCGGGTCGAGCGCGGATTCCGGCAACTCGCCCGAGGACGGGCAATCGTCACCGATCGGCTCCACGTCCACATTCTGTCGCTGTTGCTGGGGCGCCCCCATGCGGTTCTGGACAACCATTACGGCAAGATCGCGCGCTTTCTGGAAGCCTTCACGCAAGGTTCCCCGCTGGTCCATCGCGCAGAGGGGATCACCGATGCAGTGGACTGGGCAAGGACGACCGGCGACCGGCGCGTGGGTGCCTGA
- a CDS encoding lipopolysaccharide biosynthesis protein has product MAGESRLSRRAAGAVGWSIVRFGGDQVFAFVIFAALAHRLDPATFGVFIVGLAVAEVGKIIAQGGLVSSLYRAPEITARLADTVFWGNLGMALLVAITCVVLRHPLAEAMGSPSAAPVVAALGCVVPVSAAGASHMSRTLRAFGHRALAIRSLGAGVIGGTLALLAAHAGWGVWALVAQRFASETIGTLVAWHAFRWKPGLQFSWTTLRAQWRLGAGVAGSQLLLVALNRTQDMILGHSIGPAAVGVYRTAWKSIEVVAQGVISPFASVAVPTLAKLQHDLPVFRRGYVRMVSATATIAFPAIAGIGVLADALIPLLFGPQWVQSVPVARVLCLLAPPFALNFFADPALTVLGKAGVMARLAGIQLVLTVLFCLAAAPYGLVWFAAAYVLRAYVTLALQLGLLQRATGVRAIEVLAGIAPPLGAAVVMAIVVWGTGDTMPVDGGPRSLPALARMVFLVTQGVLVYVGVLLALMGRSRRMELATFLRGLRPARRTS; this is encoded by the coding sequence ATGGCCGGCGAAAGCAGGTTGAGCCGCCGCGCTGCCGGCGCTGTGGGGTGGAGCATCGTCCGCTTCGGTGGCGATCAGGTGTTCGCTTTCGTCATTTTCGCGGCGCTGGCGCATCGATTGGATCCGGCGACCTTTGGTGTATTCATCGTCGGTCTTGCCGTGGCGGAAGTGGGCAAGATCATCGCGCAAGGCGGGTTGGTGAGCAGTCTCTACCGTGCTCCGGAGATTACCGCGCGTCTCGCCGACACGGTGTTCTGGGGCAACCTGGGCATGGCGCTGCTGGTCGCGATCACCTGTGTGGTGCTGCGCCATCCGTTGGCCGAGGCGATGGGCAGTCCCTCGGCGGCGCCGGTCGTGGCGGCGCTTGGATGCGTGGTGCCGGTTTCTGCAGCAGGGGCCTCGCACATGAGCCGCACGCTTCGCGCCTTCGGCCATCGCGCGCTGGCGATCCGTTCGCTTGGCGCGGGTGTGATCGGGGGCACGCTCGCCCTGCTGGCAGCACATGCGGGTTGGGGAGTCTGGGCGCTGGTGGCGCAGCGTTTTGCAAGCGAGACGATAGGCACCCTCGTCGCCTGGCACGCATTTCGCTGGAAGCCGGGTCTGCAGTTTTCCTGGACGACGCTGCGGGCGCAATGGCGGCTGGGAGCGGGCGTCGCCGGCTCGCAATTGCTGCTGGTGGCGCTCAACCGCACGCAGGACATGATTCTGGGCCACAGTATCGGGCCGGCGGCCGTAGGCGTCTACCGTACGGCATGGAAGTCGATCGAGGTCGTCGCGCAAGGGGTGATCAGCCCGTTCGCCAGCGTAGCCGTGCCGACGCTGGCGAAGTTGCAGCATGACTTGCCCGTGTTTCGGCGCGGCTACGTAAGAATGGTTTCGGCGACCGCGACAATCGCCTTTCCCGCGATAGCCGGGATCGGTGTGCTGGCCGATGCGCTGATACCTTTGCTGTTCGGTCCGCAATGGGTGCAAAGCGTGCCGGTTGCGAGGGTTCTGTGCCTGCTGGCCCCGCCGTTTGCGCTCAATTTCTTCGCCGATCCGGCACTGACGGTCCTCGGCAAGGCGGGCGTCATGGCCAGGTTGGCGGGAATCCAGCTTGTCCTGACCGTGTTGTTCTGCCTCGCTGCCGCCCCATACGGGCTGGTCTGGTTCGCGGCGGCATATGTCTTGCGGGCCTATGTCACGCTGGCGCTGCAACTCGGGCTGCTGCAGCGGGCGACCGGAGTGCGCGCGATCGAGGTGCTTGCTGGCATAGCCCCGCCCTTGGGTGCGGCGGTGGTCATGGCGATCGTCGTGTGGGGTACTGGCGATACCATGCCGGTCGATGGCGGACCCAGGAGTCTCCCGGCCCTTGCTCGCATGGTGTTTCTTGTGACTCAGGGAGTGCTCGTCTATGTAGGCGTGCTGCTGGCCCTGATGGGCCGTTCACGCCGGATGGAACTGGCGACCTTCCTGCGCGGCCTCAGGCCTGCGAGGCGAACGTCCTGA
- a CDS encoding GumC family protein — translation MNQPIVLAPPPGVIVPPVRPGAAETPDRIDPGILIAFLRRRWPIMLGMLLASLAAGFALTATRTPTYLATAEITLDPKVEPIAPLTDEDRLAAQGGMGETWIDTQVEVITSSDNVAAVVDRLALPRRFARDDRTAAQARQAAIDYVAGGVSAFRSGATYTLSVSFESEDAQEAARIANAFAAQYTEGGVTEKEAADTRALREIGARMAKASTQASADAAVLSHYRLAHDLPSTSDRSLTEQEISAYNQEVTSARAQAAEDAARLATARQQLGSGSSGEDVGESLGSPVIASLRQQQSAYAAEIASLSSKYGPRHPDLQRARSQLASVDAQIAEEIGRVVSNLSAKAAVSQRRLGSLSGSLRASEGALRRDNVAMVDLQDLEQRAQASRQLYESYLGRYKELAARIGIRQPQARVLHPAQPSDRPARPDILLNMVLAGAIGLGLGLVCAIAAELMFSGFTTGEEIERRLGLRYLCSIPELGSVASRKARGDPVDAVVEQPRSAFAEAFRNLRASIAFAVESPRIIAVTSALPAEGKTTVALCLARSMAGASDAILLIDCDVRRRGVSRWIGGTREIGLLEVLRGDARLEDAIVIDPRTGLSILPLSAAREEDHALLTGPAMDALLAAAGQGFDAVIMDTAPVLPMADARLLLGKADAAVIAARWRRTPEAAIRSLLRLLPEGAVGLAGAILTRVDVRKQAAFGLDENAFYKAYKDYYA, via the coding sequence GTGAATCAACCTATCGTTCTTGCGCCCCCGCCGGGGGTCATCGTTCCGCCGGTTCGGCCGGGCGCCGCCGAAACCCCGGACCGGATCGATCCCGGCATCCTGATCGCATTCCTTCGCCGCCGCTGGCCCATCATGCTCGGAATGCTTCTCGCATCCCTGGCCGCCGGTTTCGCCCTTACCGCGACGCGGACCCCCACTTACCTCGCGACCGCCGAGATTACGCTCGACCCCAAAGTGGAGCCCATCGCCCCGCTGACCGACGAGGATCGCCTCGCGGCCCAGGGAGGCATGGGCGAGACCTGGATAGACACGCAAGTCGAAGTGATCACATCAAGCGACAACGTCGCCGCGGTCGTCGATCGACTTGCCCTTCCCCGCCGCTTCGCCAGGGACGACCGCACTGCTGCGCAAGCGCGGCAGGCAGCGATCGACTATGTCGCGGGCGGCGTATCCGCCTTCCGCTCGGGTGCGACCTACACGCTTTCCGTCAGCTTCGAGAGCGAAGATGCGCAGGAAGCCGCGCGGATCGCCAACGCCTTCGCCGCCCAGTACACCGAAGGCGGCGTGACCGAGAAGGAAGCCGCAGACACCCGCGCCTTACGCGAGATCGGCGCGCGCATGGCCAAGGCAAGCACGCAGGCCTCCGCCGACGCCGCCGTCCTCTCGCACTATCGCCTCGCGCACGACCTGCCAAGCACCAGCGACCGCTCGCTGACCGAGCAGGAAATCTCGGCCTACAACCAGGAGGTCACCTCGGCACGGGCGCAGGCAGCCGAAGACGCTGCTCGCCTGGCGACCGCCCGCCAGCAACTCGGCTCGGGATCGAGCGGGGAGGATGTGGGCGAATCGCTCGGCTCTCCGGTGATCGCCTCGTTGCGACAGCAGCAGTCCGCCTATGCTGCCGAAATAGCATCTCTTTCCAGCAAGTACGGACCGCGCCACCCGGACCTCCAGCGCGCGCGAAGCCAACTCGCTTCGGTGGATGCCCAAATCGCCGAGGAAATCGGCCGGGTGGTTTCGAACCTTTCCGCCAAGGCGGCAGTATCACAGCGGCGCCTTGGTTCGCTGTCCGGCTCGCTGCGTGCATCGGAAGGTGCGCTTCGCCGCGACAACGTGGCGATGGTTGATCTGCAGGACCTTGAGCAACGCGCGCAGGCTTCGCGCCAGCTCTACGAAAGCTATCTGGGGCGATACAAGGAACTCGCCGCCCGCATAGGCATTCGCCAGCCGCAAGCCCGGGTGCTCCATCCCGCTCAGCCAAGCGACAGGCCGGCCCGCCCCGATATCCTGCTCAACATGGTACTGGCCGGTGCCATCGGTCTGGGTCTGGGCCTTGTCTGCGCCATCGCGGCGGAACTGATGTTCAGCGGCTTCACGACCGGCGAGGAGATCGAACGACGCCTCGGCTTGCGCTACTTGTGCTCGATCCCCGAACTTGGTTCCGTGGCCAGCCGCAAGGCGCGCGGTGATCCGGTCGATGCGGTGGTCGAACAGCCGCGCTCCGCTTTTGCGGAGGCGTTTCGCAACCTGCGCGCCTCGATCGCCTTCGCTGTCGAAAGTCCCAGGATCATTGCAGTGACGTCGGCCCTTCCCGCAGAGGGCAAGACCACCGTGGCCCTGTGTCTCGCCCGGTCGATGGCCGGGGCCTCCGATGCGATACTCCTGATCGACTGCGACGTGCGGCGCCGCGGGGTCAGTCGATGGATCGGCGGCACGCGCGAAATCGGCCTGCTGGAGGTGCTGCGCGGCGATGCCAGGCTGGAGGACGCGATCGTCATCGACCCGCGCACCGGGCTTTCGATCCTGCCTCTCAGCGCCGCACGCGAGGAAGACCACGCGCTGCTCACGGGTCCTGCCATGGATGCGCTGCTGGCCGCTGCGGGACAGGGATTCGACGCCGTCATCATGGACACCGCGCCGGTGCTGCCGATGGCCGATGCCCGACTGCTGCTGGGCAAGGCCGACGCGGCAGTCATCGCCGCGCGCTGGCGCCGTACCCCGGAAGCCGCGATCCGGTCGCTGCTGAGGCTGCTCCCGGAAGGCGCGGTCGGCCTCGCCGGCGCCATCCTCACCCGCGTGGACGTACGCAAGCAGGCCGCCTTCGGCCTCGACGAGAACGCGTTCTACAAGGCGTACAAGGACTACTATGCTTAA
- a CDS encoding glycosyltransferase, producing MLNLRPVPEDGDDGLLDHVRQRFRKVAIVHYWLVTMRGGERVIERLLRLFPQADIFTHVYDPARVSRTIAGRKVTTSFIQKLPGARRHYQKYLPLMPMALEELDLRGYDLVISSESGPAKGVITDPDAMHLCYVHSPMRYLWDHYHQYREGTGPLNRAVMPFLFHRLRTWDVASASRVDRYVANSHFIQRRIERAWRMPSTVVHPPVDVDLFAASHEIDDSYLWVGQLVPYKRPDLAVEAFNRLGLPLTVVGDGPMAASLRRMAGSTVTIIPRLDFASLRRHYARCRGFVFTAEEDFGIVPVEVMASGRPVLAFGKGGALDTVVDRQTGLFFDRQTVDSLSEAVSRFEDWLPSFDPELAMIQARRFAPAAFDAGILRSLI from the coding sequence ATGCTTAACCTGCGACCGGTCCCGGAAGACGGCGACGACGGCCTTCTCGACCACGTTCGCCAGCGCTTCCGCAAGGTGGCGATCGTGCATTACTGGCTGGTCACGATGCGCGGCGGCGAGCGGGTGATCGAGCGATTGCTGCGGCTTTTCCCCCAAGCCGACATTTTTACCCACGTCTACGATCCGGCGCGCGTCTCTCGCACCATCGCCGGGCGCAAAGTGACCACCAGCTTCATCCAGAAGCTGCCCGGAGCACGCAGGCACTACCAGAAATACCTGCCGCTCATGCCCATGGCGCTCGAGGAACTGGACCTGCGGGGCTACGATCTGGTCATCAGCAGCGAAAGCGGCCCGGCGAAAGGCGTCATAACCGATCCCGACGCCATGCATTTGTGCTATGTCCATTCGCCGATGCGCTACTTGTGGGACCACTACCACCAGTACCGCGAAGGGACGGGGCCGCTGAACCGCGCGGTGATGCCGTTCCTGTTCCATCGCCTGCGTACCTGGGACGTGGCATCGGCATCGCGCGTCGATCGCTACGTCGCCAATTCGCATTTCATCCAGCGCCGTATCGAACGCGCCTGGCGGATGCCTTCCACGGTCGTCCATCCGCCGGTCGACGTAGACCTTTTCGCCGCCTCCCACGAGATCGACGATAGCTACCTGTGGGTCGGGCAACTGGTGCCCTACAAGCGCCCGGACCTTGCGGTCGAGGCTTTCAACCGCCTGGGCCTGCCATTGACCGTGGTGGGTGACGGGCCGATGGCAGCAAGCCTGCGGCGAATGGCAGGCTCTACCGTGACGATAATCCCCCGCCTCGACTTCGCCAGCCTGCGCCGACACTACGCCCGCTGCCGCGGCTTCGTCTTCACGGCCGAGGAGGATTTTGGGATCGTCCCGGTCGAAGTAATGGCTTCGGGCCGGCCGGTGTTGGCCTTCGGCAAGGGCGGCGCGCTCGACACCGTCGTCGATCGCCAGACCGGCCTGTTTTTCGACCGACAGACCGTCGATTCATTGAGCGAAGCGGTATCCCGGTTCGAGGACTGGTTGCCGTCCTTCGACCCGGAACTCGCCATGATCCAGGCACGCCGGTTCGCGCCCGCCGCATTCGACGCCGGCATCCTGCGATCGTTGATCTGA
- a CDS encoding O-antigen ligase family protein: protein MELTVIGTIELFVALALFAFGTVRALFALVMGATLLGGSAALNLTALGGSSISPAHFALGFLLLRCLAPGGVSGANLAAAVRGNTWLIVFVAYGVLAALVLPRIFAGEIDVTPLRGQIRARYGTQLARILAAEPLRFTTQNLTTAAYMTGTMTMALAACAVLRHRPHGGRTLARIGALIGIAHALSGFAGVALRGTPAEALFHFFRNGNYAQLDHEWGVRINGLWPEASSFASFAVVWFVFTFECWLRRVDPRWNGPAALLLGIALITSTSSTAYVGLALFAAVMVLRIATTPHLLPPDRLAWLSLAGLAAIIAVSALLVLEPALAASMQRLLEHMTLDKADSFSGRQRLFWAGQGLTAFVASHGLGIGPGSFRSSSLITAILGSTGIIGACTFVLHVVRAFAPLAASTWSRSCDRDRDVGAAAAWSVLVGVGVASVSSPSCDPGLTFAVLSGSAIALRAGRGDRSRVAARADQPLSRVGAA, encoded by the coding sequence ATGGAACTGACCGTCATCGGAACGATCGAACTGTTCGTCGCGCTGGCGCTGTTCGCCTTCGGAACCGTGCGCGCGCTGTTCGCGCTGGTGATGGGGGCGACATTGCTCGGCGGCTCGGCGGCCCTCAACCTTACGGCGCTGGGGGGCTCGTCGATCTCGCCGGCACACTTCGCGCTGGGATTCCTGTTGCTGCGCTGCCTGGCCCCGGGAGGCGTGAGCGGTGCCAATCTGGCCGCCGCAGTGCGCGGCAACACCTGGCTGATCGTCTTCGTCGCCTACGGGGTCCTCGCCGCCCTAGTGCTGCCGCGCATCTTCGCCGGAGAGATCGACGTAACCCCGCTGCGAGGCCAGATCCGCGCCCGCTACGGCACCCAGCTCGCCCGGATTCTTGCCGCAGAACCCCTGCGTTTCACGACCCAGAACCTGACGACCGCCGCATACATGACGGGCACGATGACGATGGCATTGGCGGCTTGTGCGGTATTGCGGCACCGGCCGCACGGCGGGCGAACGCTGGCCCGGATCGGCGCGCTGATCGGCATCGCGCACGCCCTTTCGGGTTTCGCCGGGGTGGCGCTGCGCGGAACCCCGGCAGAGGCCCTCTTCCACTTCTTCCGCAACGGCAACTACGCCCAGCTCGATCATGAATGGGGCGTGCGCATAAACGGTCTGTGGCCCGAGGCATCCTCCTTCGCGAGCTTTGCCGTCGTCTGGTTCGTATTCACCTTCGAATGCTGGCTACGCCGCGTCGATCCCCGATGGAACGGCCCGGCCGCGCTGCTGCTCGGCATCGCGCTGATCACCAGTACGTCATCGACGGCCTACGTCGGATTGGCGCTATTCGCTGCCGTCATGGTGCTGCGCATCGCGACAACGCCGCACCTGCTGCCTCCTGACCGGCTTGCATGGCTGTCTCTCGCAGGCCTTGCGGCGATCATCGCGGTCAGCGCCTTGCTGGTGCTGGAACCCGCGCTCGCCGCATCGATGCAACGACTTCTGGAGCACATGACGCTGGACAAGGCCGATTCCTTTTCCGGTCGGCAGCGGTTGTTCTGGGCGGGACAGGGCCTAACCGCGTTCGTCGCCTCGCACGGGCTGGGCATCGGACCGGGTTCGTTCCGCTCGTCGAGCCTCATCACCGCGATCCTCGGCTCGACCGGCATCATCGGCGCCTGTACATTCGTGCTGCATGTGGTCCGCGCCTTTGCCCCGCTCGCCGCATCGACCTGGAGCCGCAGTTGCGACCGAGACCGCGATGTCGGCGCGGCTGCCGCGTGGTCGGTGCTCGTGGGGGTGGGCGTGGCTTCGGTGTCTTCTCCAAGCTGCGATCCCGGGCTTACTTTCGCCGTCCTTTCCGGGAGCGCCATCGCACTGCGCGCCGGTCGCGGCGACAGGTCGAGGGTTGCAGCGCGCGCGGATCAGCCGCTTTCCCGTGTCGGTGCGGCCTGA
- a CDS encoding acyltransferase family protein translates to MSAVRAQNAGRRQPVYGLDLVRFAAASLVVLYHLGFKAWALDGSSLHGALGRSDAFPAGYALTWCGWVGVQVFFVVSGSVIAYSARGVSARRFARRRAARLLPAVLIAVAIALPTAVFVFGTATAQAVVLSLKTIAFVPWGPWIVGQFWTIPIELAFYAIVGVVLFSGAPERAMHALVWALGIASGAYWLVAASDAIEPGGRLAELLLLQHGVYFALGMLCARMGEGDLGRRHLGLAATCIVAASVQVRTAAEWEMGARTDLSAQWPWAYALWLCLAALIAASFLWRAQVAARIGRFGGVLRLAGLATYPLYLIHIHVGGTILLAAARLGVVPAVILAFAGTAAVAVAIALWFEPPLHAAIDAALRRIGQRVPRYRPAG, encoded by the coding sequence ATGAGTGCAGTGCGTGCCCAAAACGCCGGTCGCAGGCAGCCCGTCTACGGGCTCGACCTCGTACGCTTTGCCGCCGCGAGCCTGGTCGTGCTCTATCATCTCGGCTTCAAGGCCTGGGCGCTGGACGGCAGCAGCCTGCATGGCGCACTTGGCCGTTCCGATGCCTTTCCAGCGGGATATGCCTTGACCTGGTGCGGCTGGGTGGGCGTGCAGGTCTTCTTCGTGGTCTCCGGATCGGTCATCGCCTATTCCGCTCGGGGCGTGAGCGCGAGGCGCTTCGCCCGCCGCCGCGCCGCCCGGCTGCTGCCGGCGGTGCTGATCGCCGTGGCCATAGCGCTGCCCACTGCGGTGTTCGTGTTCGGCACCGCAACCGCCCAGGCGGTAGTGCTGAGCCTGAAGACGATCGCATTCGTCCCATGGGGGCCATGGATCGTCGGCCAGTTCTGGACCATTCCGATAGAGCTGGCCTTCTACGCCATTGTCGGGGTGGTCCTCTTTTCGGGGGCGCCGGAGCGCGCGATGCACGCGCTGGTGTGGGCGCTGGGCATAGCCAGCGGCGCCTATTGGCTCGTCGCCGCATCGGATGCGATCGAACCCGGCGGGCGGCTGGCTGAACTGCTCCTGCTGCAGCACGGCGTCTATTTCGCGCTCGGGATGCTCTGCGCCCGTATGGGTGAGGGAGATTTGGGGCGGCGTCATCTCGGCCTTGCGGCGACGTGCATCGTTGCCGCTTCGGTGCAGGTGCGCACCGCCGCCGAATGGGAGATGGGAGCACGCACCGATTTGTCGGCGCAATGGCCATGGGCCTATGCACTCTGGCTTTGCCTGGCCGCGCTGATCGCGGCTTCGTTCCTCTGGCGAGCGCAAGTGGCGGCGCGGATCGGCCGGTTCGGCGGCGTGCTGCGCCTTGCCGGGCTCGCCACTTACCCGCTCTATCTCATCCACATCCATGTCGGCGGCACAATCCTGCTGGCGGCGGCAAGGCTGGGCGTGGTTCCGGCGGTCATCCTCGCTTTCGCAGGGACGGCGGCCGTTGCCGTCGCCATCGCCTTATGGTTCGAGCCACCTCTTCATGCCGCGATCGACGCGGCACTGCGCCGTATCGGACAACGGGTGCCGCGTTACCGGCCAGCGGGGTAG
- a CDS encoding polysaccharide biosynthesis/export family protein, whose translation MRICNPYRRIIDIAAICGAALSIQGCAATGTAPMSAAEARLGLDTYRLGAGDKLRVTVYNEPNLSGEYAVSSAGKIAFPLVGMVDAAGQTVEDLSHALTLRIADGYMTDPKVSVEVLNYRPYYILGEVQKPGQYPYVAGMSIEQAVAAAGGFSYRANAGRVNLRRMPGAAEKSVQINAGQIVVVMPGDTIRVLERYF comes from the coding sequence ATGAGGATCTGCAATCCGTACCGCCGCATAATCGATATAGCGGCAATCTGCGGCGCGGCGCTGTCGATACAGGGTTGCGCCGCAACGGGCACAGCGCCGATGAGCGCCGCCGAAGCGCGCTTGGGGCTCGATACCTATCGTCTCGGCGCGGGCGACAAGCTGCGCGTGACGGTCTACAACGAACCCAATCTTTCGGGTGAATATGCCGTGTCCAGCGCGGGCAAGATCGCGTTTCCGCTGGTCGGCATGGTCGATGCGGCCGGGCAGACAGTGGAAGACCTGTCGCACGCCCTTACCCTCCGCATTGCGGACGGCTACATGACAGATCCGAAAGTCAGCGTCGAAGTTCTCAACTATCGACCGTACTATATTCTGGGAGAAGTCCAGAAGCCGGGGCAATATCCTTACGTTGCTGGCATGTCGATCGAGCAGGCGGTGGCGGCTGCGGGCGGGTTCAGCTACCGCGCCAATGCGGGGCGGGTGAACCTTCGCCGAATGCCCGGCGCGGCGGAGAAGTCGGTCCAAATCAATGCCGGACAGATCGTCGTGGTCATGCCGGGCGATACGATACGCGTTCTTGAGCGTTACTTCTGA